GAGCAAGTTCGAGCTTGGATCAGCTGCTCCAGGTTTAGCGCCAAGATTTCTGACCGAGTCAAAGTCCAAGTTCCTTGCTTATGCTGTTTGGATGGCACTGTTGGGTCTACCATCTTTTGTCACCGCATTTAAGGAGGGTTGCACAAGCTGCATTCAGCAAGTACTGTACTCACATTGCTTGGCTAGATTTTTCACAACTCAGAAAAATAAATGGAGATCAAGATTGACAAAGATTAGTCGGCCATCAAATGGTTTAGGACATACTGTTGCTTTTCATGCTTTTGCCAAAtaataaaaatctgatttttaattatcttttttgttcttggtcttgaagttatgggAATATTCtctgttctttctttctttttttttttataggtaCACCATCTCAAGATAGAAGatctcataataataataataataataataataataataataataataataataataataataatcatctagAAGAGGTTCAAGCAACTTTAATTTAATACACAATGAGGATGTAAAAGGATACTTTGTTTAAAGAATTTTCTTTCTCAAGTCAACAGAAAGactaaaaaattttctttttttcttccaatGTATGTGAGAGGATGTTTAAAGAAATTTATACTTGAACTGCAGTTAACTTAAGAAACTTATAATttgattttacataataaaaatttgatttttcTAGGTTTATCTTTACTCTTTGATATAGAGACCTCCTCCATAATTACAGTAATTGAATGCTTGATCTTTCTATTGAAGCCAAAAATACATCCCAACTGAACTAAGCATGGCAAATCTGTGAGACCAGACACAAGAAGGCACTGATTGCCCATAAACCCAACCAAGTATCTGACTCAAACCTTTTTTCTGAAACTGAGTAGAGTTCTGGAATGAAAGGGAATATTCAGATAGGAAAAAGGGTGCAGTCCATCATATCAAGAAACCCAAACAAAGTTGGGTGGATGCACATCCTTGCTTTGTAGATTTCAACCTATCAATCAATCTTTTGATCCAATGATAGTTACTGCTCATAATTATCAAGTGTCAGTGTAAACCATCACCAAAACTGGCAACTTTTGCACATGAGGAAACAGGGGGAAAAGCTCAGGAAGCACATCCTTCTACATGGATAACATAAAGGAAAAGAAGATGGGACTGTCAATTGGAGAGTGAGCTTGAAAAGTAGAAACAAGACCAAAGTTGTCAACCTGGCTTTTGTTGGATTGGAAGCAGTAAACTGACAGATACAAAGGCTACAGTTTCATCTCCTCTTCATATTATTCTCTCTCAAggaattctacttcttcttcttcttcttcttcttcttcttcttcttcttcttcttcttcttcttcttcttctctcaagcacaatatcttttcctttccactTGTGGTGTTCTACATCAACTTACACAAGTTGCATTGTGACTGCTTTATCATTTGATGGGAATTTAAGGTAAGCCTTTGTGAGCCACAAAATTGTAATCCTGAAAGGATATGATTTGCACAATTTGTCCTCTGCCCTAAACATGCTTATACCAAATTCTGAAGAAGTTAGAGAAGCAATTGCCATAAGAATTCTTCACATGAATATTGCTAGAAGAAAATTAACAGACCTCACTGCAAAATATGTTTCAGTATCCACCATGTCAGTGTTGCTCCATTAAAGGTAGATTCAattctcatcctcctcctccaaaTCCTCTCCATTTATGGAGCTTGCCAAGAAAGATGAGTGTCAGATACTGTGCCATCATCACCAACTTATTGTCCTCAATTTTATCTTGAGATACCTGTTCCCTGTGGCCAAGTTCAGAATTTCTAGAATGCAAGTGTTTCATTTAATGCCTTTCATTCATTTCATCTCCATCAAACTATATTGGACCAGGAAAAAGATTCACTGcccctctctctcctttttttctctctcccttATCTCCTTTATTGAGGTGGCAAAGTTATGGTGCAGAAGGCAGAGAGGGACATGTGGCTGCTGTTCTCTTAAATAATTGGACCAGTTCCTGCTCCATGCCAGGTTTCAAGTACCAATAAATTTGACCTAAATCTAACAACAAAACAGACCTGTAAGGTTCCACATGTCAGGACAACACTGTGCACATTTCCCACCCATTTCAGATCTTGGCTCAGGTGTTATACTTGAAATGTTGTCCTCCTTTGTCTTAGAATTTTCACCAGCTGTATTGTTCCTGCATTCAAACAGGGGGGGTCGCAGCTGAACAGCTTATGATTCACAGGACAAAAGAGGAACAAAAACAAGAACACAAACCAAGATGATCAAGGAGGATGAATCAGGGTTTGGGGACTTCTATGAGGAAGTGACATGCATGCATCTATCTGGGTTTTAATTAGTCCTGCTGAGGGCACATTGTGTCGATTAAAATTATGTTTAACTGAACCAACTTTCTAAGATTAAGGAAGAATAAGCTGCCCATCGCAAGCATCATAGAGACATTGATGATGCTTGGGTTGCTCCATGAAGAAGAACAAGTTACCAACTTAAAAAATTACCTAATCTAATATAGCCATCTGATTGAACTCACCCTCTGTTGACTTGAGAAATGGAGCCAAATAAAAATAAGATGTGTCAACATTTACATATTCTTGTTGTTGCCTCTTATCCAAAGTGATTTGAGGAATATATGCTCCAGCAAGAATGTTAATTTGGATGCAGACCACagacagtgtcagaaactgaagtTGCAGTAACAAATTTGAAGTGCAGCTGTTCAGACACATCATCTTgatacatattgaaataatggccATAACCAGAATCACAATTCTAGTCAGATGAACCATGCCATCAGAGATTTGAGAATTGATTGTGGTTATAGATAAATGACTTTGTATTTTCTTTGTTTGCAATTATCCACCAAACACTAAATATTCCAACCACATATAGCAGAATAAAGCTGATGGAAGATGCCATACAGGTCATTTGGACATAATATTACAGGCTATGACATTGATGGAACCAATGAAAACCCAAAGTTTAACATAAATGTCTGAATTTTCCAATCTACAAAATGTACTGAAAAGCTAATATGTCCAATTTTTAGAGCATGTTTGCTCTAAGAGAATGGTATTAGATCAGGTTGTATTGTATCTCTCTAACACTGAGCCACGATCTCTGGCCTTTTATAGATGATGTTCTACAATTCTTACTAGTCCAAAAATACTGGTGTATATCAAATAGAACAAGAGAAATATAAGTACGCAAAGGCGCTATGAATTGGTTGCCTGGACACATTCTCCTTGCTTGAAGTAGTCATAACTTTTCAACTGGAAATCCAATCACAGGATTTATTTCCGATGCCAGCGCACGAAGCTCCTCGATTTCTTGTTCTGTGAGTCTCCACCCTAGAGCACCTGCAAACTGTGTTGCCTGTTCAGCATTTTTGGCACCTGGGATGGGCACAACATTGTCCTGAGCTATCAACCAGTTCAGAACCACCTGTAGGAAAGATCCACAAGTTCACCAACTCCTTCTTTGAGCAACAAATTAGCAtgtgttttctttttctattatgATCCATAATGTGTAACCTTAAAGCTGAatgatgtttttattttcttaaatgcaGAGAAGTTGAGCATGTGCAGAACCACATTATCTACTGCAATGTTTGTACTAACTAACCTTTCTTCCGAATATTAATCGTTCTTGATGAAAACAGGACTTAATTTATATCAAAAAATGACAATATCTGGATGTAACTTCAATACATCAAAAAAGTTGCAGCAGCTTTAAGAGAAACATGAAGGGACCTGTGTGGGAGTTTTCCTATAATTTTGTCCAACCTCCTCAATTCTTGTCACCAGAGGTTGCAGCTGTAAACAACTTCAAAAGTTCATACATGATTTCAACAATGATAGAAATGTAACTGCAAAAGTTCATGCCTTTTTGAGGAACTCTGGAGTATAGATTCGGCCTCGAGGGCCAGTTGGAGGATTCTCTGGCGTGTACTTTCCTGTCAGAGCACCTGAAAAGGACCCAAAGTTGGACATGAGAGCTAAAAGTAATTCTACAATAATTCCTCAGATGAATGCCATTCTTTGAACGATTAATATCAGTTCGAAAACTGTTATAACACAAACTAGGGAAATGTTTTTTCTGCTTCCTCATCGAGATATAATAGAACAGGAAATGACCGAAATGGAAGTCTCCTCAAGTTCACCACCTATGGCCACAAGAGCCTGATTTGTGATTGTTATGATCTATCAGAGGATGACAACTTTGTTagaggaggaaaagaaagaagaagaagagcatatatcgatcgaatttagcatcacatatataatccataattatcaacatGTGCATTAATATTAACAAATATTTGAAGAATTCCATGCTCTGTTCACAGCAGAAAGACATCAAATACTTGACTAAATCATGCCTTGAGCGATAGGAGAATACGCAATCAAAGTAATCCCCAGTTCATCACAAGTGGCCTTAACGCCGTTCTCTTCTGGAATCCTGTATATAAGGCTGTAGTTTACTTGGTTTGAAGCTAGTGGAATTCCCCGCTTCTTGAGTTGATTGTAAGCATCCCTAAGACGCCTTTCTGGTGCAATGAATGAAACAAGACTAATGAATATGCCAGTCAACGAACCAGTAAAATTCCTCGAGGAAAAGCACATTATATTAGTCAGGTCGGAGAACAGACCGCTGTAGTTGGAGACCCCGACGGCCTTTACGAGGCCCTGCTCGACAGCATCTCCGAGGCCATCAATGTATCCTAAATCAAGTTCCAAAATACCGATTTAATCATGAAATGGGTTGGGGTTACACGAGAATGAGATCAACTACCTTTGTTCCCCCAGATTCCAGGCCTGAAAATGACCAACGATGAGCATGTTAGCGATCATGTAACCTCACAAGTATCAGAAAATAGCATCAGGAACAGGCTGATAAGCAGACCAATGGAGTTGGTAGAGTTCCACCGAAGAAACACCGAGACGGGAGAGCGAATCCTTTAGAGCAGAGAGCACGCTCCCCCGGCCTAACCTCCATGGTAAAGCTGCAAACTTTGTCGCAACAGCGACCTCAACAGCTTCTTTCTGCTGCCTTTCCTTGATGAATCTGGTTCAACATTTCAAGTCGAATCACAATGGCGTTCAACACCATCATAAATCgaagtaaaaaaaaatcttatagacGATCTTGTTCAGCCTAAATCTGAGAATATCCAAAACAAACAAGGTGAACAACAAGATAAAAAAGACTCTGAATTTACTTTGTTTCAGATGTTTATCAGTTACCTTCCAAGTAAAGTTTCAGAGTTCACTGCTCCCATAACCTGCAAATATGTCATACCTTATGCATCGGTGAAATTAGATTTGTTCAAGAAATTAAGATTTCGAGCATGAGAAAGAAGCAGCATCAAGGAATTCCTTCCTACCCCCGCACCATAGACTTCAGCTGTATCAAAGAAAGTTATGCCGCCGTCAATGCTCGTGTCGAAAGCTGCCTTCGCTGCCTTCAACTTCCTATCTGTCATCTCGACCAAATATTATAAGAGATAAAAAGGACATAATTAGCATGAACCAAAAAGATTGTCCAAATTAGATTATTTATCTAAAAACATTACTAATCCAGAGATGCAATAGCAATCATTACTACTAGGTTCCGGCATCCCATGAATCATGAAACATCAAAAGATTTAGCACAAGATGCATTAAGGCTTTAAAGATGTTGTTCTGAATCTAACAGTAAGCACTGCAACTAACCTATGATAATGAGAACAAAGATATTACACTTGTAAACCCCGTGAATTTGAGAATTATTCATTTAAGACATGAACAACTATTGATATCCAATTCACATATGAAAACAAGATAATGAGCTCAAACATTACCATCCCATTGGAGGTCATTCCAGTAGGCGGTGTCTCCCCACGACCACGCACCGATGCCGAGCTTGGTGACCGTCAAATCGGAGCCACCCAGCTTCACCTTCTCCACTTCTTCCCGGGTCGTCGCAACGCTCTCCGAAGCAACGGCTCTCGTCCTAAGCGCTCCCCCTCTCCTCCAACGAAGCAGAGAGAACCCAGCCCCGTTCACTTGCAGTGCCATCCGAAGCAATCCCTCCAAACCCTACGCTACCGCCGAAAGATTACAACTTTGAGCAAATTTGAGGCCCAAAATCGGATTTTTAGACCAGAAGATGGTTTCTTGAGAAGCGAAGAGGTGGATTTCGATCCAACCACGCGGATATAAAGGATCGTGCTTGGCGAGGAATGGAGCGAGGGTTGGAGAGACGAGAAAAGGTACACGCGATAGAAGCGGGGCTTGATCACAGATCACAAGCGAAGCACCCCTCGCGCGGTTGCGACGAAACCATCACCACACGAGATGGGACGACGGGAGCGCCGGACGTGGAAGCACGAGGAGCAACGACCAAGAAGCGGCAACGGATAACGGGCACTGTTGCCAATGGATCGGAGGGCTGACCCACATCGCCCAATAAGGCCCCATCACATAGTAATATGGTTTTTATTAGACCAAAATCCCCTCCCATCATAaacatttataatataatattttaaactcAAGATAATTGAATCGTcatcaattaatattttaaatataaaatttatcaagTATCTTATCATCATACTATTCTTctgactattatatatatatatatatatatatatatatatatatatatatatatatatatatatatatatattcttgtgaGTAATGGGTAATATAGCCTTAAGTTAACTATCAATCTAAATAAAAACATATTCACTCCTTCATATTTGATCTCTACTGGTTGGTCTTGATATTTTGTTGTTCGTAAATTGAGTAGGAGTTAAGGTGTTGATACTTTGTTGTTCGTAAATTAGTCGAAGACTATTTGAATATCAGACCGTAACTCTTACTTAATTTAAATCTTTCACTAAGTCTTATTTAGTCTTCAATTTAAGTTGATTAATCGAAAGAATAAGTACTAGTACTGAAAATCAACTCAAAGACATCCAACATAATATCTCTCTCCTTAAGGTTAAAAAAAATCACTATCTATTTCAAACAAAGATATGACCAATATTATTATTCTTAATAGTATATTTATGGTTCTTACCGAACATGTTTACACAAATGACTCTCTCGAGCCAAATCCAAATGACTTAGGGATGTTAATAAGAATAATAGTTACTTCAATAATATAGCTTGGTTGAGGTGTAGGGATCTTCCCTTCATCTTTGTCATCTTCACTGATTGGTATTGTAACCTTTGGCTCTCCTAAACGTTATATATCAATTAGGATACGGAGATATgacattctcttttatccatcctTCTCGTCCCATGGAAATCTACAAGAACATTATAGGTATTGGATAGGGCAAAAGCCATAGCCTAGACAATTATACTATTAAGTTCTTCGAAGACTAATGGGATAACAAGTTCTTCGATAGTTCCCTCCTCTTGGACCAAACGCAACCTAGTTTTTATTCCTAAGATCCCTAACCCTTCCAAGATTACTAACTATAAACTCATCTCCCTACGTAACATTCTCTATAAGATTCTATTTAAAAGTCTTTATAAATAGAGTTAAACCTCGTCTCGATTTAGTCATTTATCATAACCAATCTATATTTATTGTATATGAACTGATCAACTCCATATTCACTCTAAAGGAAAAGCTCTATTGATTCTAGTCAAATTGAACATTGTCAAAGCTTTCTATACCCCTCGTTTATATCCTTGATTCAATCATACATTGTCCATCGTACTTTCTTATGTGTCATTAATAACTTCCCCTTTGACTAGTTTAAAGTTCTAATGATCTTCATTTTTCATTTAGTCGAAAAGAACCTTACCGGAATCCTTGAGGAGTTTGTGACCAATAAAAAGATTACTCCCTATAATATCAAAGGCTTCCAAGTTTCTCATCTCATATTTACTTACAGATGATTGATGTCCTCTAAGCATCAAAACTAGTGATAAATCTTGCTAGAACCTTATTAAGGCCCTCAACATTTACTTATTCATTACTAGCCTATAAATTAACAAGAACAAGTTAGTAGAGAAATATCTATGATCTCCTCTCAGCTTCTTAAAAAAGATGATAGCAAATGAACTTCTTATTTCTATTTTGAATGACCAATGAATTTTCAATTATCCCACTATCTCATTGGCTTATCTCACAATCTTCATCGATCCTTAATATGTCTTTGCCTTCCATCGagtcaataatctcttatggtatAAGCACTTATCGAAACACTAGTCTCTTCAATTTCCTATTTAGCTAAAACCTTACTCAAACGATTCTTTTCATTTATCTTCTCTCTCATTTTTACGATGATTTTTGTTTTGGGTCTGGACTCCTCATCCCGTGCAAACGCTCACGCCCAAAAGTGTGTGCAGACTTCTAAATGGTGAGGGATCCATCAATTCTACAATCTGGCTTGGCTTTGGGTGAACGACGGTGTGACAGCTTTCGAAGAACACAAGCTTCTATCGAAAAGACCACCTACTTCTGAGTATACTGTTCCGATACTACACAATTACATTTCCTCCCGCCTTTCCTATAATTACATTTGCTCCACAAAAAAGATACAATTGTCTTTTCGTTCAGAACTACGGGCATCTTGCTGGTACCAAACTATCTTATCAATTTAGCCTCTTTGATTCCTAGCTCTATGGTTCATGGCTGCGTTAAGGGAGAGAAGCTTGATAACCAGAGTGCTATCTTCCCTgagaactttcattacgacagTCTTTGGCTCTTATGGAAACACAAGAATGATCATCTTTTTTACAACTCTCATCATAGATTGAATTTACATGGAATAGATCTTTGACTTTCACCAATGATAATATTGAATACAAGACCTCCCCGAGAGAACTTCTCCCTACCCAAACCGTCGCATCCGGCTCTACGTGGAACCTGCCAAGCCACTCCACCAGCCCCTCACTGTGATGGCTCTTATGATCCCAATTCCAGCCTTACAGGTTCGGGCTTCCTCATCTTAGACTCGCGGGGCAACTTCAGCTGCACAACCCTCAGGCAGACAATGAATTAATGCATTTTCCTTttgccaagagagagagagagagagatttggtgAATAAATCATATGAAGTTACCATAACATACTAAAGCAATGGAATCATCTGAAGCAACCCAGGAATGCAAGAAGCAAGCTCCGTGGAACACAATAGAGATAGACAGAGAGAGTTAAGTAGCCATTTGGTGAATGGATCATATAAATTTACTATAAAGCAGATGCTAGCTAAAGCACATACCCAAACTCAAGATATATAGAGTGCTTAAACAAACCCAAGCATGCTTCATACGACACATGATCAAGTATGGACCCAAGCAGCCTCATACGGTGTAAGATATCAATGCCTCAGTGGAATCCTATAATGACAGATGACTCCCATGTGCTATACCGACACTCCTCACCATAGCTTAATTCAAATACGACACACACATAGTAAGTTCTTAGGCTTGCATCGACATCATGGCGCTGCTACAGGCGGTGGGGTGAGGAAGGGGATGATAGGAATGGTCGGGATGGAAGGCATTGGAGGCAACGTGACCGTCGGTATGGTGGGAAAAGCAGGCAGTGGCGGCGCCGCAAGGGTAGGAATGGTCGGTACCACGGGCAGTGGTGGCACCATGAGATTCGGAATAGCCGGCATCGGTGGCAGCGTCAGCTTCGGCATGGCTGGGATGGAAGGCGGTGCTGCTGCAGGCTCAGCTGTGTCCAGGAGATGGCGTGCTGCGAAGCAGGTCTCGATATTACCGGAGAAGACGATGACCACGAGAATGACCATGGCGAAGACACCATCGCACCTGGAAGCCATGATTTTCTTGGTTTGATGATGTGAACCAAATGCTCTTCATACATATTAATAGTGGGAGAAAGGTAAAGAAGGAGTTTGGGTTGGTATTACATGGCTCTGAGTTGGGTCAACGGGGTTGATCAGCTTGGCTTGGTGGTTGGCTTCTCCTTGGCCATGGATCATGCGTATGTGCTGGTGGGAGAGGGTGGAAATCTTGATTTGTTGGTTCACCTTCCCACCCTGTGTGAGAATAGGTGTCAAAAAGTTTCATCTACTGCTTAAGCAAATTTGGTCTGAGATCCCGAGTCAAATAAGTGCATTATTAATGCTCGCAGAGATCAACAAACAAGATCTCAGCATTGCACATAATATGGTCGTCATTTGAGGCTAATGGCGGACTCCGAGAGGCTTCTGGAACTGAGTGAGGTTTAGACCTTTCACATGACTGAATTCTGTGCTTCCTATCGAGATTAGGGTAGAAGCCACGCATTCACAGTcagtatatacatatttatagtaGATAGAGAGTGAGAGAGACTCAAAGTCATCTCATCAACCATGAATAGTAGATGGTATAGGTCATTAACTTCTGACCAGTTACTATCTACAGAACTCCATTAGAGACAACCACTACTGCGTTCTCAACTGGGAAGACGATGGTGAATGGATGGCGGTGGAAATCTCGAAGAGAGAGCGAGGAGAGAAGCTGCACTAAGCCTGGCATGTGTAAGGGGGAAAAGTAGCAGGCGCTGCCTCAGTAGAGATCCATGCCTTTCGCCTCTTTCGTGAGGGACCGACGTGGGGGAGGAGGGGGAAGGTGGGCTCGTCGTCTTAGGTTCACTGACTCCACGTGGATCCTGCGATCCATGCACGTTCTAAGGTTCGCAGCGGGCCGCCACAAGGCGTGCGTCAAGGGCTGAGGTCAACCGGATTCCAAACGAGATCAGAGGCAAGTCCCCCGCCGTTAGATATATCTCCTTTGACATCAAGATTCGCGTAGATTGTGTTATTGATTATAGTGTGCATGCAACGAGTGAGGAACTCTGAAAATAACTACACTACGTATTAGGCAGCCGAGTTTATTGTATATGATTCTACCATCCCCGGCGTCACTCATGGCTGAAATGGACATGTTAGGATGGGATTGTATGAGATGTTATGGTCGATAGTGACTGCTGGGACGATGCAGAGGTGTTGCTCGTGTCTCTCCATAGCTCCAACTGGTTTCCGGTGGCTCAGGTTTAGCTGCAGATGAATACAGGCTTGCCTCCGCCGAGAAAGTTCCATGGTACACGTCCGGAGTACGCTTGGGTGGTGCTTCGGAAAGTCGTCGAGCGAATACGTCGGGAGGACGATTAGGTGTTTCGTGAAGTCCTCGAGCAAATACGTTGGAGTTGCAGcacaggaggaggagatggaaggCGATGATGCAGTAATAGAGTTTTGGATCCATCAGAAATGTTGAAGTTGCAACAAGTCTCTGGTGGTGCCGAAGAGCAATGAAGAGGTTTTTGTAGGGAGGAATGAATGAGTTAGGCATGCTTTAGGTCACATCTTCACCTACAAAGGGTCTGCACAAGCTCATACATCTCATGTGAAATAGCCTCATGCATTTGGTGGGCTTTCCTCTCTAAGGGGTCTGAGCACATTTGACTTCAGCACTAACTACAGTTAAGCATATAGTTTTCCATCCTCAAAATTAGGGTCCATTTCTTTCATGAAGACTCCTAACATTACAACCCTATTCTTGGTGAAGACCACAACAAATAAATGAATTAGGTATGGCAGAAGGTTCATACAACTTATGTGAAATAGCTTCATGCATTTGGTGAGCTCTGCTTTCTAAGGTTCATACATTTACTTCAGCACTAACTCCAGTGAAAGGGTTCATACATTTAAATCCATTTCCC
Above is a genomic segment from Musa acuminata AAA Group cultivar baxijiao chromosome BXJ3-4, Cavendish_Baxijiao_AAA, whole genome shotgun sequence containing:
- the LOC135637104 gene encoding uncharacterized oxidoreductase At1g06690, chloroplastic-like; protein product: MALQVNGAGFSLLRWRRGGALRTRAVASESVATTREEVEKVKLGGSDLTVTKLGIGAWSWGDTAYWNDLQWDDRKLKAAKAAFDTSIDGGITFFDTAEVYGAGVMGAVNSETLLGRFIKERQQKEAVEVAVATKFAALPWRLGRGSVLSALKDSLSRLGVSSVELYQLHWPGIWGNKGYIDGLGDAVEQGLVKAVGVSNYSERRLRDAYNQLKKRGIPLASNQVNYSLIYRIPEENGVKATCDELGITLIAYSPIAQGALTGKYTPENPPTGPRGRIYTPEFLKKLQPLVTRIEEVGQNYRKTPTQVVLNWLIAQDNVVPIPGAKNAEQATQFAGALGWRLTEQEIEELRALASEINPVIGFPVEKL